One window from the genome of Desulfovermiculus halophilus DSM 18834 encodes:
- a CDS encoding GIY-YIG nuclease family protein — translation MYYTYVLQSDIDGKFYAGYTKDLKLRFDQHNKGLVESTRNRRPLRLIYYEACLHQGDALHREQYFKTYNGKRFLHKRLKSYLTG, via the coding sequence ATGTATTATACTTATGTGCTCCAAAGTGATATAGATGGCAAGTTTTATGCGGGATATACGAAAGACCTCAAACTACGATTTGATCAGCATAATAAAGGGCTTGTAGAATCTACCCGTAACAGGAGGCCATTAAGGCTTATTTATTACGAGGCTTGTTTACACCAAGGCGATGCTTTGCATAGAGAACAATATTTCAAAACATATAATGGAAAACGGTTTTTGCATAAAAGGCTCAAATCGTATTTAACAGGGTGA
- a CDS encoding ATP-binding protein, producing MQRVFSYFERGSIRLRVKKAKQDKETIVLSPGRKVVIEGGPGSGKAKFLTQTVHHLTSHGINFVRLNCDDPKSQWLTEYRLPVKVVNTDKRLKETIERCLPENFYLILENAHSISASKLDIAFRLINKCRSLIVTTDHFNQLNRTLRAQLFQAKLITLGTGADTFDMTMIIMACLVVSLALLGYRDLVFTVAAIRYLFQGMRLGGRPI from the coding sequence ATGCAGCGTGTTTTTTCCTATTTTGAAAGAGGCTCTATACGCCTTCGGGTCAAAAAGGCCAAACAGGACAAGGAAACCATTGTCCTTTCTCCGGGCCGGAAAGTGGTCATCGAGGGCGGACCCGGAAGCGGCAAGGCCAAGTTCCTGACCCAGACCGTGCACCACCTGACCAGCCACGGCATAAACTTCGTGCGCCTGAACTGCGACGATCCCAAGAGCCAGTGGCTGACAGAGTACAGGCTGCCGGTCAAAGTGGTGAATACGGACAAGCGGCTTAAAGAAACCATCGAGCGCTGTCTGCCGGAGAACTTCTATCTCATCCTGGAAAACGCCCACAGCATATCGGCCTCCAAGCTGGACATCGCCTTCCGGCTGATCAACAAGTGCCGCTCGCTCATCGTGACCACGGATCACTTCAACCAGCTCAACCGCACCCTGCGGGCGCAGCTGTTCCAGGCCAAGCTGATCACCTTAGGGACCGGGGCGGACACGTTCGATATGACCATGATCATCATGGCCTGTCTGGTGGTCTCCCTGGCCCTGCTTGGGTACAGGGACCTGGTCTTCACCGTGGCCGCCATCCGCTATCTGTTCCAGGGCATGCGCCTGGGAGGCCGGCCCATATGA
- a CDS encoding four helix bundle protein, producing MDFGFENLEVWTRSVDFAVKVIDLVESMDTPRKHFRLLEQIEASSSSISMNTCPDNSLRFWACIILMCSKVI from the coding sequence ATGGATTTTGGGTTTGAGAATCTGGAAGTATGGACCAGATCAGTTGATTTTGCCGTCAAAGTAATTGATCTGGTTGAATCCATGGATACTCCGAGAAAACATTTTCGGCTTCTTGAGCAGATTGAAGCATCTTCCTCTTCTATTTCCATGAATACTTGCCCTGATAATAGTTTGAGGTTTTGGGCATGTATTATACTTATGTGCTCCAAAGTGATATAG
- a CDS encoding ERF family protein, protein MSTEKSTPNAMGLYSKLIQIRKTCTYLKKDNQGYQFKYVSSSQTLGTLRSKMDELGVLLVPAIKWHQVTEHANSKGNKEFFTELEVEFTWMDAETGESLTCPFYAQGIDSGEKGVGKAMTYAEKYFMLKFFNIATDKDDPDAFQNKYNEKNGHTQAQSQQTDQPQGSQPQTPAQGAQQAPPQTQNGTQPPKATEAQVKKIHVLCGKLGYTNHDKKIENVNIWLNQKGKPPVPSTKELDKKDASELIELLERHVNQLQRNTAKQQQAAQHVENATALMDEAPF, encoded by the coding sequence ATGAGCACTGAAAAATCCACCCCAAATGCCATGGGCTTATATAGCAAGCTCATTCAAATACGAAAGACCTGCACCTACCTGAAAAAAGACAACCAGGGCTACCAGTTCAAGTATGTAAGCAGCTCCCAGACCCTGGGAACCCTTCGCAGCAAGATGGATGAACTGGGTGTCCTCTTGGTTCCGGCCATAAAATGGCACCAGGTGACCGAACATGCCAACTCAAAAGGCAACAAGGAATTTTTCACCGAACTGGAGGTGGAATTTACCTGGATGGACGCGGAAACCGGAGAAAGCCTGACCTGCCCATTTTACGCCCAGGGGATCGACAGCGGGGAGAAGGGCGTGGGCAAGGCCATGACCTACGCTGAAAAGTACTTCATGCTCAAATTCTTTAACATTGCCACTGACAAAGACGACCCTGACGCCTTCCAGAACAAATACAACGAAAAGAACGGACATACACAGGCCCAGAGCCAGCAAACGGACCAGCCGCAAGGCAGCCAACCTCAAACACCGGCCCAAGGCGCCCAACAGGCACCTCCTCAAACCCAAAACGGCACCCAGCCACCCAAGGCCACCGAGGCCCAGGTGAAAAAGATCCATGTTCTGTGCGGCAAGCTGGGATACACCAACCACGACAAGAAAATAGAGAACGTGAATATTTGGCTCAATCAAAAGGGTAAGCCGCCCGTGCCAAGCACAAAAGAGCTGGACAAAAAGGATGCATCTGAATTGATCGAGCTTTTGGAACGCCACGTCAACCAGCTGCAGCGAAACACGGCCAAGCAGCAGCAAGCCGCCCAGCACGTGGAAAATGCCACCGCGCTGATGGACGAAGCCCCGTTCTAA
- a CDS encoding helix-turn-helix domain-containing protein, translating to MVTQKEFAKKLNVTPQHLNAVLKGRVRPSLKLALQIEALMGIPLESIIPELKGKDFSSPGT from the coding sequence ATGGTAACCCAAAAAGAATTCGCCAAAAAGTTGAATGTCACACCGCAGCACCTGAATGCGGTGCTCAAAGGCCGGGTCCGGCCGTCTCTCAAGCTCGCCCTGCAGATTGAAGCTCTAATGGGCATTCCCCTCGAATCGATAATTCCAGAGTTAAAAGGTAAGGATTTCTCCTCTCCAGGCACCTGA
- a CDS encoding phage regulatory CII family protein, producing MGIDLKRLTAKQALCLAKQMSGKTIEELAEEMEQDPSTVKRYFNEQDTSYYPSLMRLPRLCMALGNSLPLEWIQAQMGELEPSVPITNDSDLLQRMNRLAGELGGVHKTVDDTISASGLERFDPKCLLGELFEVEHQVKALRRSLQQAEGEPLNSEGWRSAVIEGA from the coding sequence ATGGGCATTGATCTCAAACGGCTTACTGCCAAACAAGCCCTTTGTCTGGCCAAGCAGATGTCCGGAAAGACCATCGAAGAGCTGGCTGAAGAGATGGAACAGGATCCCTCCACTGTCAAGCGCTATTTCAACGAACAGGATACAAGCTATTATCCAAGCTTGATGCGCCTTCCCCGCCTGTGCATGGCCTTGGGAAACTCCCTGCCCTTGGAGTGGATCCAGGCTCAGATGGGGGAGCTGGAGCCTTCAGTTCCCATCACCAATGACAGTGATCTGTTGCAGCGTATGAATCGATTGGCCGGAGAATTGGGGGGAGTGCACAAGACTGTTGACGATACGATCAGTGCATCTGGCCTGGAGCGTTTTGATCCCAAATGTCTTTTGGGTGAGCTGTTTGAGGTCGAGCATCAGGTCAAGGCCTTGCGCCGCAGCCTTCAGCAGGCTGAGGGTGAACCCTTGAACTCCGAGGGCTGGCGTTCGGCTGTGATCGAGGGCGCCTGA
- a CDS encoding thermonuclease family protein has product MTDSKHPLETLRRLIFDWRAFWTKRRIIVSLSGLLVLFAVGWELFGDGSRSAISQGQDAQDVEEILGQAVEVIKNYDGDTITVHIPGHKPYNERVRLIGIDTPEKNQGQWGRKATLYTRYTLKDRKVYLEPDVQKRDKYGRLLAYVWVERDDGRLAMLNELLVREGLATILTIPPNVKYTDRFKAAAKRARENKAGFWAEGGLKMSPGGVSEDKLKA; this is encoded by the coding sequence ATGACCGACTCAAAGCACCCACTGGAAACTTTACGGCGCCTGATATTCGACTGGAGGGCTTTCTGGACCAAAAGACGGATAATAGTCAGCCTTAGCGGACTGCTGGTCCTGTTCGCCGTGGGCTGGGAGCTGTTCGGGGACGGATCCAGGTCGGCAATCAGCCAGGGCCAGGACGCTCAAGACGTGGAAGAGATCCTGGGCCAGGCGGTGGAGGTGATAAAAAACTACGACGGGGACACCATCACCGTGCACATCCCGGGGCACAAACCTTACAATGAACGGGTGCGCCTGATCGGGATCGACACCCCGGAAAAGAATCAGGGCCAGTGGGGGCGAAAGGCCACCCTGTACACCAGATATACGCTCAAGGACCGCAAGGTCTACCTGGAGCCAGACGTGCAAAAGCGGGACAAATACGGCCGGCTGCTGGCCTACGTATGGGTGGAGAGGGACGACGGCCGGCTGGCCATGCTGAACGAGCTTTTGGTCAGAGAAGGCCTGGCCACGATCCTGACCATCCCACCGAATGTAAAATACACGGACAGGTTCAAGGCAGCAGCCAAGAGGGCCAGGGAGAACAAGGCTGGGTTCTGGGCCGAGGGCGGGCTGAAGATGAGCCCGGGGGGAGTATCGGAAGATAAGTTGAAAGCTTGA
- a CDS encoding MarR family EPS-associated transcriptional regulator — translation MIESEFQILRALDSNPNLSQRELSKKSGVSLGRVNYCLNALVKKGWIELGKFTVSEHRRRYAYILTPKGMEQKAKATYHFLRRKMEEFDALEKEIEELRSECEELEESHSGYQLSVNCYQDADR, via the coding sequence ATGATCGAATCCGAATTCCAAATCCTCCGAGCCCTGGACTCCAACCCGAATCTGTCCCAGCGGGAGCTGTCCAAGAAATCCGGGGTCAGTCTGGGCCGGGTGAACTATTGCTTAAACGCCCTGGTCAAAAAGGGGTGGATTGAGCTGGGAAAATTCACTGTAAGCGAGCACAGAAGACGCTACGCCTACATCTTAACCCCCAAGGGCATGGAGCAAAAGGCCAAGGCCACGTACCATTTTTTGCGGCGGAAGATGGAAGAATTTGATGCGCTGGAAAAGGAGATTGAGGAGCTACGGAGCGAATGTGAGGAGTTGGAAGAATCACATTCGGGTTATCAGTTATCAGTTAATTGTTATCAGGATGCGGATAGGTGA
- a CDS encoding helix-turn-helix domain-containing protein produces MDNPENRFAANLSYLLRTHGMTQRALAANVNRSYQYINEIIKGKAAPSLELMEKIANVFGLEANDLLSFELPTVEAPDLHDRDQMTRVPFLEYKKQDNRLATRASVSRAPFGFRTDWLYQMGSPESMVFVRTNGSKLDCRLPDNALVLVDRSQQVIISGAPYLIRVGLELDIKRLTRQGEDVISHDDVGKEKGCMELGKNQDWEVLGRCVWYCKQLT; encoded by the coding sequence ATGGACAACCCTGAAAATCGCTTTGCAGCCAACCTTTCTTACCTCCTGCGCACCCACGGCATGACCCAGAGAGCCCTGGCCGCCAATGTGAACCGCTCCTATCAGTACATAAACGAAATCATTAAAGGAAAAGCCGCCCCCTCCCTGGAACTCATGGAAAAGATCGCCAATGTCTTTGGTCTGGAGGCCAACGACCTGCTCAGTTTTGAGTTGCCCACAGTCGAAGCGCCGGACCTGCACGACCGGGATCAGATGACCAGGGTTCCGTTTTTGGAATACAAGAAACAAGACAACAGATTGGCCACCAGGGCCTCGGTCAGCAGGGCCCCATTCGGCTTTCGCACCGACTGGCTGTATCAGATGGGAAGCCCGGAAAGCATGGTTTTTGTGCGCACGAACGGAAGCAAGTTGGATTGCAGGCTGCCGGACAACGCCCTGGTCCTTGTGGACAGATCACAACAGGTGATCATCAGCGGCGCTCCTTACCTGATTCGGGTGGGCCTTGAACTGGACATCAAGAGGCTGACCAGGCAGGGCGAGGATGTGATCAGCCATGACGATGTGGGCAAAGAAAAAGGTTGCATGGAACTGGGAAAAAACCAGGACTGGGAAGTCCTTGGCAGGTGTGTATGGTATTGTAAACAACTGACATAA
- a CDS encoding four helix bundle protein, whose amino-acid sequence MKIQTFEDLKCWKACRELRIFVAKQIVPILPKYEQYRLGDQMLRAARSTTANIAEGYGRFHYIDNAKFCSNSRGSCWETLDHLITANDEDLIPDEMLTKGRALVHEAIKLTNGYMNYLYKAGKNKDSAVKEEPSEYQLSVNSYQDDE is encoded by the coding sequence ATGAAGATCCAAACCTTCGAAGACCTGAAATGTTGGAAGGCTTGTCGCGAGTTACGCATATTTGTAGCCAAGCAGATTGTTCCCATTCTGCCCAAGTACGAGCAGTACCGGCTTGGCGATCAGATGCTCAGGGCGGCACGATCCACCACAGCCAACATAGCTGAGGGCTATGGCCGCTTTCACTACATTGACAATGCCAAGTTTTGCAGCAATTCACGCGGATCTTGCTGGGAGACCCTGGATCACTTGATCACAGCAAATGATGAAGATCTCATCCCAGATGAAATGCTGACAAAGGGAAGAGCATTGGTCCATGAGGCCATAAAGCTGACCAACGGGTACATGAATTATCTGTACAAGGCAGGAAAGAATAAAGATTCTGCTGTTAAGGAAGAACCTTCAGAGTACCAGTTATCTGTTAATAGTTATCAGGATGATGAGTGA
- a CDS encoding nucleotide sugar dehydrogenase translates to MQSPLTSPTIEEQAKSTAPNGQVFPLPSEADYAAESERLRSLVAEQRLMGREIVVVMGVGFVGAVMAGVVADTVDQSGSPSKFVIGMQRPSPRSFWKIPTINQGICPVQAEDPEVAPLISRCVLDKKTLIATYSYEALALADVVVVDVQCDYHKKDFGNVRSGHAEIGALEDSLKVIGEYISPDCLVLIETTVPPGTTEYVAYPIIKKAFERRGLVQTSPVKHPKGGHGFTGQADVRDQKSDERSTKDEGRGTVAEQSISSANRFPPTASRSTKHEERRTEAAEPLLAHSFERVMPGRNYVSSIRDFWRVCSGINDQARQRVEKFLSEVLNVQDYPLTVLDRPLESETCKIVENSYRATILAFLNEWSLFSETNGVDLMKVIDAIKVRPTHDNIIFPGPGIGGYCLPKDGGLGVWAYHTLMGFEQDIFKITPQAIDINDTRALRPAQLTRDALRNMGKIVAASKIAVLGASYREDVGDTRYSGSEIVVRKLTEMGGDVVVHDPYVKHWFEFEQQETYPGAGHSRKEFFRNQDGLTDMRMAENLDQALRGADAVVLAVRHQEYQNLDPDTVVTQIGHPAAIIDCFGLLSDEQIKRYFELGCEVKGLGRGHVKRMKDQVKEKAPHTNLCMILGSGSPAMQWYRLRM, encoded by the coding sequence ATGCAATCACCACTCACATCCCCAACTATTGAAGAACAAGCGAAAAGTACCGCCCCCAACGGCCAGGTCTTCCCTCTGCCCTCAGAGGCAGATTACGCTGCCGAATCCGAGCGCCTCCGCTCCCTGGTGGCTGAGCAGCGCCTCATGGGCCGGGAGATTGTGGTGGTCATGGGGGTCGGCTTTGTCGGCGCAGTCATGGCCGGGGTGGTGGCTGATACTGTGGACCAGTCCGGTTCTCCCTCCAAGTTCGTTATCGGCATGCAGCGTCCTTCCCCCCGCTCTTTCTGGAAGATCCCGACCATCAACCAGGGCATCTGCCCGGTGCAGGCCGAGGATCCGGAAGTTGCTCCGCTCATTTCTCGCTGCGTGCTGGACAAAAAGACCCTGATCGCCACCTATTCCTATGAGGCCCTGGCCCTGGCCGATGTGGTGGTTGTGGATGTGCAGTGCGATTATCACAAAAAGGACTTTGGCAATGTCCGCTCCGGACACGCTGAGATCGGAGCCCTGGAAGACAGCCTCAAGGTCATCGGCGAATACATCAGCCCTGACTGCCTGGTGCTGATCGAAACCACCGTCCCTCCCGGGACGACGGAATATGTGGCCTATCCGATTATTAAGAAGGCGTTTGAGAGACGAGGACTTGTTCAGACGTCCCCAGTGAAACACCCCAAAGGGGGCCACGGTTTCACGGGGCAAGCAGACGTCAGAGATCAGAAGTCAGACGAACGAAGCACAAAGGACGAAGGACGAGGAACCGTTGCCGAGCAGTCTATTTCTTCCGCCAACCGCTTCCCGCCAACCGCTTCCCGAAGCACGAAGCACGAAGAACGACGAACAGAAGCAGCAGAGCCGCTTCTAGCTCACTCATTTGAAAGAGTAATGCCCGGGCGCAACTACGTCTCCTCCATCCGCGATTTCTGGCGGGTGTGTTCCGGGATCAATGACCAGGCCAGGCAGCGGGTGGAAAAATTTTTATCTGAAGTCTTAAATGTCCAAGACTATCCCTTGACTGTCCTGGACCGGCCCCTGGAGAGCGAGACCTGCAAGATCGTGGAGAACTCCTACCGGGCCACCATCCTGGCCTTTTTAAACGAATGGTCCCTGTTTTCCGAGACCAACGGGGTGGATCTGATGAAGGTCATCGATGCCATCAAGGTCCGGCCCACCCACGACAATATCATCTTTCCCGGCCCGGGCATCGGCGGCTACTGCCTGCCCAAGGACGGCGGCCTGGGCGTCTGGGCCTACCACACCCTGATGGGCTTTGAGCAGGACATCTTCAAGATCACTCCCCAGGCCATTGATATAAACGACACCCGAGCCCTGCGCCCGGCCCAACTGACCCGGGACGCCCTGCGCAACATGGGCAAGATCGTGGCAGCCTCCAAAATAGCCGTCCTTGGCGCGTCCTACAGAGAAGACGTGGGCGATACCCGCTACTCCGGATCAGAGATCGTGGTTCGCAAGCTGACCGAAATGGGCGGGGATGTGGTGGTCCATGATCCATATGTAAAGCACTGGTTTGAGTTCGAGCAGCAGGAAACCTATCCCGGAGCCGGCCATTCCCGCAAAGAGTTCTTCCGCAACCAGGATGGGCTCACAGACATGCGAATGGCCGAAAACCTGGATCAGGCCCTGCGCGGAGCAGACGCCGTAGTCCTCGCAGTCCGTCACCAAGAATACCAAAACCTGGATCCAGACACAGTCGTAACCCAAATCGGCCACCCAGCGGCTATTATCGACTGCTTTGGACTGCTTTCTGACGAGCAAATCAAGCGGTACTTCGAACTGGGGTGTGAGGTGAAGGGATTGGGTCGGGGCCATGTGAAGCGGATGAAGGATCAAGTGAAAGAAAAGGCTCCTCACACAAATTTGTGCATGATTTTGGGTTCAGGCAGTCCAGCCATGCAATGGTATAGATTACGG